In Allomuricauda ruestringensis DSM 13258, the following proteins share a genomic window:
- a CDS encoding DUF4386 family protein — translation MELKKLQKIGGICAILEALIYIFAFIVYGGILVYPNANASAVEQLNFLNDNYLTLSILNLISYVLFGIILAVLVLAIHQRLKNHSPIFSNLASIFGIIWVGLVIASGMIANIGLNSVLAIGTKEPDNAMLVWSSVSVISEGLGGGNEIVGGIWVLLLSIIAFKGQIFSKPLIVIGILVGIAGILTIYPLEIFTEIFGISQIIWFVWVGIFMIRKPTIIHNDLKAVSRP, via the coding sequence ATGGAATTAAAAAAATTACAAAAAATAGGCGGAATATGTGCAATTCTTGAAGCTCTAATTTACATTTTTGCATTCATTGTTTATGGCGGAATATTAGTTTACCCAAATGCAAACGCTAGTGCAGTCGAACAATTGAATTTCCTAAATGACAATTACCTAACATTATCAATACTTAACCTTATTAGCTATGTGCTATTTGGCATTATATTGGCAGTTTTGGTTTTAGCAATTCATCAGCGATTAAAAAACCACTCACCAATCTTCTCGAATTTGGCTTCAATTTTTGGAATAATTTGGGTCGGCCTAGTTATCGCTAGTGGAATGATAGCAAACATAGGCTTAAATTCTGTACTTGCAATTGGAACTAAAGAACCAGATAATGCGATGTTAGTCTGGTCTAGTGTAAGTGTCATCTCTGAAGGACTAGGTGGTGGAAACGAAATCGTTGGCGGAATATGGGTATTATTACTAAGTATTATAGCCTTTAAAGGACAAATATTTTCAAAACCATTGATTGTTATTGGAATTTTAGTCGGAATAGCAGGAATTTTAACAATATATCCCTTGGAAATATTCACGGAAATTTTCGGAATTAGTCAAATAATATGGTTCGTATGGGTTGGAATTTTTATGATTCGTAAGCCTACAATTATTCATAACGACTTAAAAGCAGTAAGCAGACCGTAG
- a CDS encoding nitrilase family protein encodes MNISVAQFEPKDGDKAYNLSVIKKLAEKAKSKGADLISFHEMSITAYTFTKDLSLEEITNLAEEVPNGKSTQELIAISKELDIPILAGLVEIFDGKIYNTYICVTGEGLIAKYRKIHPFISKYMSAGDKYCVFDLLGWKCGILICYDNNVIENVRATSLLGAELIFAPHVTGCTPSAMPHRDYVADKYWRNREDDPVSLRMEFDGPKGRRWLMRWLPARAYDNGVYYAFTNPIGYDGEHLKNGNSMIIDPYGEVLSEIKSFENDITISKITKDKIQLSGGWRYKNARKPELYKDIIGKDHKSETTPVWMKEKNNRD; translated from the coding sequence ATGAACATATCAGTAGCCCAATTTGAACCAAAGGACGGTGATAAAGCCTATAATCTATCGGTAATCAAAAAACTTGCGGAAAAAGCAAAATCCAAAGGAGCTGACTTAATCAGTTTTCATGAAATGTCGATTACGGCCTACACTTTTACCAAAGACTTAAGTCTTGAAGAAATAACGAACTTGGCAGAAGAGGTACCTAACGGAAAAAGTACACAAGAATTGATTGCTATTTCCAAAGAATTGGACATTCCAATTTTGGCTGGTCTTGTAGAAATATTTGACGGAAAAATATACAATACTTATATCTGTGTTACTGGAGAAGGACTAATTGCAAAATACCGAAAAATACATCCTTTTATTAGCAAATATATGTCTGCTGGCGATAAATATTGCGTATTCGACCTACTTGGTTGGAAATGTGGAATTTTAATCTGCTATGACAATAACGTAATCGAAAATGTTCGGGCAACGAGCCTTTTGGGCGCGGAATTAATTTTTGCCCCCCATGTTACGGGCTGTACACCATCCGCAATGCCACATCGAGATTATGTAGCCGATAAATATTGGCGAAATCGCGAAGACGACCCAGTTTCGTTACGAATGGAATTCGATGGCCCCAAAGGCAGGCGTTGGTTAATGCGCTGGCTACCTGCAAGAGCTTATGACAATGGAGTTTACTATGCATTTACAAACCCGATTGGTTACGATGGCGAGCACTTAAAAAATGGCAATTCGATGATTATTGACCCTTATGGTGAAGTTTTGTCCGAAATAAAATCCTTTGAAAATGATATTACAATTTCAAAAATAACAAAAGATAAAATTCAACTCTCAGGAGGATGGAGGTACAAGAATGCAAGAAAACCAGAACTGTACAAAGATATAATTGGCAAAGACCATAAATCGGAAACAACCCCCGTATGGATGAAAGAAAAAAATAATAGAGATTGA
- a CDS encoding ATP-binding cassette domain-containing protein — MKKIKIYGARQNNLKNLTLEIPKNKITVFTGVSGSGKSSLVFETIGAEAQRQINETQNSFVRNRLMRFGVADVDKIEHLNVPVIINQKRLGGNARSTVGTATDIYASLRLLFSRVGKPFVGYSNVFSFNHPQGMCPTCNGLGYVSSIDTQTLFDKSKSLNEGAIRFPTFQPDGYRWFRYVNSGYFDNDKKLKDYTEREWDLLLHSEEHKPKNPSKDWGKTMQYLGVLPRIQRDFLKKNSKEEKLRKKELCKIISTKVCPDCTGKRLNNNILSCKIKDKDIADCTSLSIDDLLSFIQTIPSTTYETVLNELTKKLTNLVTIGLQYLTLDRVTTTLSGGESQRIKMVRHLGNSLEDLLYIFDEPSIGLHPKDLDNISQIIEQIKAKGNTVLIVEHDPDLIKLADHVVDLGPLSGVNGGEIVYQGNFEDLKTSKGKTGQYFSLSRQINQNPREISETIKITNADLYNLKNVSVEIPTNVLTVVTGVAGSGKSTLISKVLPKQFPQAKIIDQSQIRGSSKSNLLTYLGVSDKIRRLFAKENNVSIKLFSSNSEGGCENCKGLGIEKIDLAFMDDIEAPCEVCGGSGFKPQVLKYTYQNKNIVEVLDLTTLEARSFFDQNDFAPDFDLLIDLGLDYLKLGQRLNGFSGGERQRLKLTKEIADEDNLIVLDEPSTGLHPFDTKKLMTILNKLVNQNNTIIVIEHNLDIISQADWIIDVGEGAGKYGGKVIFEGKVEKLLNHKKSATAEYLRQYLGV, encoded by the coding sequence ATGAAAAAAATAAAAATATACGGAGCAAGACAGAACAACTTAAAGAACCTAACATTAGAAATTCCTAAAAACAAAATTACTGTCTTTACCGGAGTTTCCGGTTCAGGAAAATCATCCTTGGTTTTTGAAACGATTGGTGCAGAAGCACAGCGACAAATCAACGAAACCCAAAATAGTTTCGTTAGAAATCGGTTAATGCGTTTTGGAGTAGCTGACGTTGATAAAATAGAGCATCTGAATGTTCCAGTTATCATCAACCAAAAACGATTAGGTGGTAATGCTCGTTCTACCGTAGGTACGGCAACGGACATTTATGCCTCATTACGACTACTTTTTTCGAGAGTAGGCAAACCATTTGTCGGTTACTCAAATGTTTTCTCGTTCAACCATCCACAAGGAATGTGTCCGACTTGTAATGGCTTGGGTTATGTAAGCAGTATCGATACACAAACATTGTTCGACAAATCCAAATCATTGAACGAGGGAGCGATACGGTTCCCTACCTTTCAACCCGATGGTTATCGTTGGTTTCGCTATGTAAATTCAGGGTATTTTGACAACGATAAAAAGTTGAAAGACTACACAGAAAGAGAATGGGATTTATTGCTTCACTCGGAAGAGCACAAACCCAAGAACCCTTCAAAGGATTGGGGAAAGACGATGCAGTATTTGGGAGTTTTACCTCGAATTCAAAGGGATTTCCTCAAAAAGAACTCAAAAGAAGAAAAACTTCGTAAAAAGGAGTTATGCAAAATCATTTCGACAAAAGTTTGTCCCGATTGTACAGGCAAAAGGTTGAACAACAATATTCTGTCCTGCAAAATCAAAGACAAGGACATTGCCGATTGCACCTCTCTTTCCATAGATGACTTACTGTCATTTATCCAAACAATCCCTTCCACAACTTACGAAACCGTCTTGAACGAGCTGACAAAAAAGCTGACCAATTTAGTAACAATAGGTCTTCAATACCTAACATTGGACAGAGTTACCACTACCCTTTCAGGTGGCGAATCGCAACGGATTAAGATGGTACGACATCTTGGGAACAGCTTGGAAGATTTGCTATACATATTCGATGAACCGAGCATTGGTCTACATCCAAAAGATTTAGACAATATTTCGCAAATCATTGAGCAAATAAAAGCAAAAGGTAATACAGTTCTTATCGTTGAACACGACCCAGACTTGATAAAGTTAGCTGACCACGTTGTGGATTTAGGCCCACTTTCGGGTGTAAACGGTGGCGAAATTGTTTACCAAGGCAATTTTGAAGATTTGAAAACATCCAAGGGAAAGACAGGACAATATTTTTCCCTTTCAAGACAAATCAATCAAAATCCAAGAGAGATTAGTGAAACCATAAAAATTACCAATGCCGATTTATATAACCTCAAGAATGTTTCAGTTGAAATTCCAACAAACGTTCTTACTGTCGTAACAGGTGTTGCAGGTTCAGGCAAAAGCACACTTATCAGTAAAGTGTTGCCAAAACAATTTCCTCAAGCAAAGATTATTGACCAATCGCAAATTAGAGGTAGTTCAAAGTCCAATTTATTGACCTATTTAGGTGTCTCTGACAAAATAAGACGTTTGTTTGCAAAAGAAAATAATGTCAGTATCAAACTTTTTAGCAGTAATAGTGAGGGAGGTTGTGAAAATTGTAAAGGTCTTGGAATAGAAAAGATAGATTTAGCTTTTATGGATGATATTGAAGCACCTTGCGAAGTATGTGGCGGAAGTGGGTTTAAACCACAGGTTTTAAAATATACCTACCAAAATAAAAATATTGTAGAGGTTTTAGACTTAACCACATTGGAAGCAAGGTCTTTTTTTGACCAAAATGATTTTGCGCCAGATTTTGATTTATTAATCGACTTGGGGTTGGACTATTTAAAATTAGGTCAGCGATTAAACGGCTTTTCGGGAGGAGAAAGACAGCGATTAAAACTAACAAAGGAGATTGCCGATGAAGATAATTTAATCGTGTTGGACGAGCCAAGTACAGGATTGCATCCGTTCGATACCAAAAAGCTAATGACAATATTGAACAAACTTGTAAACCAAAACAATACGATTATTGTCATTGAGCATAATTTAGATATTATTTCACAAGCGGATTGGATAATTGACGTTGGAGAGGGAGCGGGAAAATATGGTGGAAAAGTAATATTCGAGGGAAAAGTTGAAAAACTTCTGAACCATAAAAAGTCAGCGACAGCGGAATATTTACGACAATACTTGGGAGTGTAA
- a CDS encoding helix-turn-helix transcriptional regulator, producing MQYPTTPCLSKYIKHYLVFDIPSNGQKRYRHFSNGHNGIVLTLKKEEFVSINSKTTLPETFVFKQISDNQDFYISGATSIVIVLFQPFGLYNLTGIPANHFVSDFEDSSLIFGKEILKLKNQLQSSSNSNEVINHLNSFFTHKIKSNNPLINPFLSNSIQLVHNKKGDISVNDLCAQIGVTERKMQRMFSKQIGVSPKKFICNIRLHHFLSLLRNEKGFLSLTNLSLQAGYYDQAHLIKEFKKIVGFAPSKYQKTKRLAVNLIEF from the coding sequence ATGCAATACCCAACGACACCGTGTCTTTCAAAATATATTAAACACTATCTAGTGTTTGATATTCCCTCAAATGGACAAAAAAGATATAGACACTTTTCCAATGGTCATAATGGCATAGTTCTTACCTTAAAAAAAGAAGAATTCGTCTCAATAAACTCTAAAACTACATTACCAGAAACTTTTGTATTTAAACAAATTTCGGATAATCAAGATTTCTATATAAGCGGAGCTACTTCAATAGTAATTGTATTATTTCAGCCTTTTGGGTTATATAACTTAACAGGTATTCCTGCAAATCACTTTGTCAGTGACTTTGAAGATTCTTCTTTAATTTTTGGTAAAGAAATTTTAAAACTTAAAAATCAGTTACAATCAAGTTCTAATTCAAACGAAGTTATTAATCATTTGAATTCTTTTTTTACTCATAAAATAAAAAGCAATAATCCGCTTATAAATCCTTTTCTTTCCAATTCGATTCAACTTGTTCATAATAAAAAAGGAGATATATCAGTCAATGACCTTTGTGCTCAGATAGGGGTTACGGAGAGAAAAATGCAAAGAATGTTTTCTAAACAAATTGGTGTTTCTCCAAAAAAGTTTATTTGCAATATTAGATTACACCATTTTTTAAGCCTCTTAAGAAATGAAAAAGGTTTTCTTTCTTTAACTAATTTAAGCCTACAAGCTGGTTACTATGACCAAGCCCATCTAATCAAAGAATTTAAGAAAATCGTAGGTTTTGCACCTTCTAAGTATCAAAAAACAAAACGTCTCGCAGTTAATTTAATTGAGTTCTAA
- a CDS encoding phosphopantetheine-binding protein: MGLDSVELLMSVEEKFGIRIEDSEAEKIYTVQNFVDCVYSKIITNPNEKCLTQIVFYRIRKAFRNLNLTEQKIKPETKITELLTQSELKENWHLLKTEIGLDLPELVALDFNPELGSHVKIFGIKTIKRTTPVSSGTMRELVDWTIALNQEKLIDIEKITDKYEVERIVIGIINRNLGIPISEIKLEHSITNDLGID; the protein is encoded by the coding sequence ATGGGATTAGATTCCGTTGAATTATTGATGTCAGTTGAGGAAAAATTTGGAATACGAATTGAGGATTCCGAAGCGGAAAAAATTTATACCGTTCAAAATTTTGTGGATTGTGTTTACAGTAAAATAATTACCAATCCGAATGAAAAATGCTTAACCCAAATTGTCTTTTATCGAATTAGAAAAGCATTTCGGAATTTGAATTTGACCGAACAAAAAATCAAACCCGAAACCAAAATAACGGAATTGCTCACTCAATCGGAATTGAAAGAAAATTGGCATCTACTAAAAACAGAAATCGGACTTGATTTGCCTGAATTGGTTGCACTTGATTTTAATCCAGAATTAGGTTCTCACGTCAAAATTTTTGGCATTAAAACGATTAAGCGAACCACGCCTGTTTCGAGTGGAACTATGCGCGAATTAGTTGACTGGACAATCGCTTTGAACCAAGAAAAACTTATTGATATTGAAAAAATAACAGACAAATACGAGGTTGAGCGAATTGTAATCGGAATAATAAACAGAAATTTGGGAATACCAATTAGCGAAATAAAATTGGAACACTCAATAACAAATGATTTAGGAATTGACTAA
- a CDS encoding S9 family peptidase, with the protein MKQTISRVSILVLCLIFATACKNNKDESMSIAPPVAPKHPTQLEKHGDVRIDDYYWMNNREDQQVLDYLNAENEYYQKMTAHTKEFQEKLFKEMKGRIKEDDSSVPYKLDGYWYITRYEEGKEYPIYSRKKGTLDAEEELLFDCNKMAQGHDFFNMRGVSISPDNTMASFGTDTISRRQYNIQVKNLKSGEIFPDIIENTTGSSVWANDNKTLFYTKKDPVTLRSDKIFKHVLGTSSDADELVFHEKDSTYNTFVYKTKSRKYIVIGSSSTLTSEYRILNADDAEGEFKVFSPREKGVEYGISHFESDFYVLTNKDKATNFKLMKTDENNTTSEHWEEFIPHREDVLLEDVEIFRDYYVLTERNNGLNQMKIAKWDGSDSYYLPFDSETYVAGPSVNLDFDTKELRYYYNELGSPYSIIDFNMETKTKTIKKEQEVLGGKFNKDNYKTERLWATARDGKKVPISLVYHKDTPLDGTSPLLQYGYGSYGATIDPYFSSIRLSLLDRGFIYAIAHVRGGEYLGRPWYEDGKLFNKKNTFTDFIDISKYLIDQKYTGPEHLYAMGGSAGGLLMGAVINMAPELYNGVIAGVPFVDVVTTMLDDTIPLTTGEYDEWGNPNEKEYYDYIKSYSPYDNIEAKAYPNMYVSTGLHDSQVQYWEPAKWVAKLREYKTDDNLLFLDTNMDAGHGGASGRFEALKETAKEYAFILDLEGKAL; encoded by the coding sequence ATGAAACAAACTATTTCAAGAGTTTCTATTCTGGTTTTATGCCTTATTTTTGCGACCGCTTGCAAAAACAACAAAGACGAATCCATGAGTATAGCTCCCCCGGTAGCACCCAAACATCCAACTCAACTAGAGAAACACGGCGATGTTAGAATTGATGATTATTACTGGATGAACAATAGGGAGGACCAGCAGGTTCTTGATTATTTGAATGCCGAGAACGAGTACTATCAAAAAATGACCGCCCATACCAAGGAGTTTCAAGAGAAACTTTTTAAGGAAATGAAGGGCAGGATCAAGGAAGATGATTCGTCTGTTCCCTACAAATTGGATGGGTACTGGTACATTACCCGATATGAGGAGGGCAAAGAGTACCCGATTTACTCCAGAAAAAAGGGAACTTTGGATGCTGAAGAGGAGTTGTTGTTCGATTGCAACAAAATGGCACAAGGTCACGATTTCTTTAACATGAGGGGTGTTTCCATTAGTCCAGATAATACCATGGCTTCGTTTGGAACGGATACCATTTCCAGAAGGCAATACAATATTCAGGTTAAAAACTTGAAGTCTGGTGAAATTTTTCCTGATATTATTGAAAATACCACAGGAAGCTCTGTGTGGGCAAATGATAACAAAACGCTGTTTTACACCAAAAAAGATCCGGTTACCCTACGTTCCGATAAAATATTTAAGCATGTGCTGGGAACTTCATCGGATGCAGATGAATTGGTTTTTCACGAAAAGGATTCCACCTACAACACCTTTGTTTACAAGACCAAATCCAGAAAATATATCGTAATCGGATCCAGTAGCACGTTGACATCAGAATATAGAATTTTGAATGCAGATGATGCCGAGGGCGAGTTTAAAGTGTTTTCCCCACGAGAAAAAGGGGTGGAGTATGGCATCTCTCATTTTGAAAGTGACTTCTATGTTTTGACCAATAAGGACAAGGCCACCAACTTTAAGTTGATGAAAACCGATGAGAACAACACCACCTCGGAGCATTGGGAAGAATTTATACCGCATAGGGAAGATGTTTTGTTGGAAGATGTGGAGATTTTTAGGGATTACTATGTGCTAACAGAGCGTAATAATGGCCTCAACCAAATGAAGATCGCCAAATGGGACGGTTCCGATAGCTATTATCTGCCTTTTGATAGTGAAACATACGTGGCAGGACCATCCGTCAACCTTGATTTTGACACAAAGGAACTCCGATACTACTACAACGAATTGGGTTCGCCTTATTCCATCATCGATTTCAACATGGAGACCAAGACCAAGACCATAAAAAAAGAACAAGAGGTTTTGGGAGGTAAGTTCAATAAGGATAATTACAAAACAGAACGTTTGTGGGCAACAGCCAGAGATGGTAAAAAAGTACCTATTTCTTTGGTTTACCATAAAGATACCCCTTTGGATGGCACAAGTCCGTTGCTACAATATGGCTATGGATCTTATGGAGCCACTATTGACCCTTACTTTTCGTCTATCCGATTGAGTTTATTGGACAGGGGATTCATATATGCCATTGCGCATGTGAGAGGAGGAGAATATTTGGGAAGGCCTTGGTACGAGGACGGCAAACTGTTCAATAAGAAAAATACGTTTACTGATTTCATCGATATTTCTAAGTATTTGATTGATCAGAAATATACTGGCCCAGAACATTTATATGCCATGGGTGGCTCTGCTGGTGGACTTTTGATGGGAGCTGTCATTAATATGGCACCGGAACTATATAACGGAGTAATCGCGGGAGTTCCTTTTGTTGATGTGGTAACCACCATGTTGGACGATACCATTCCGTTGACCACAGGAGAGTATGACGAATGGGGAAATCCAAACGAAAAGGAATATTACGATTACATTAAATCGTATTCCCCCTATGACAATATAGAAGCCAAGGCATACCCAAATATGTACGTATCCACCGGATTGCACGACTCCCAAGTACAATATTGGGAACCGGCCAAATGGGTGGCCAAATTGAGGGAATATAAAACCGACGACAATCTATTGTTTTTGGATACAAATATGGACGCTGGTCATGGTGGAGCTTCGGGCCGATTTGAAGCTTTGAAGGAAACCGCTAAGGAATACGCGTTTATTTTAGACCTTGAGGGAAAAGCTCTTTAA
- a CDS encoding aminotransferase class I/II-fold pyridoxal phosphate-dependent enzyme — translation MRDLFDRIIENKGPLGKWASQAEGYFVFPKLEGPISNRMKFQGKDVITWSINDYLGLANLPEIKKVDGAAALEHGAAYPMGARMMSGHTDYHEQLQNELAEFVHKEASYLLNFGYQGFMSVIDALVAKDDIIVYDVDCHACIIDGVRLHMGKRFTFKHNDPDSLEKNLERATKLANETGGGILVISEGVFGMRGEQGILKEIVELKKKYLFRLLVDDAHGFGTLGKTGAGAGEEQGVQDQIDVYLATFAKSMAGIGAFVAADKEIIEYLKYNLRSQMFAKSLPMVYVKGALKRLDMLRTMPELKAKLWENVNALQNGLKERGFDIGTTTSCVTPVYLNGSIPEAMALVKDLRENHGIFCSIVVYPVIPKGLILLRLIPTATHTMKDIEETLDAFSAIRERLENGTYKRLSAAVAAAMGE, via the coding sequence ATGAGAGATTTATTCGATAGAATCATTGAGAACAAAGGACCTTTAGGAAAATGGGCCTCACAGGCTGAAGGCTATTTTGTTTTTCCAAAATTGGAAGGACCTATTTCCAACAGAATGAAATTTCAAGGGAAAGACGTGATAACGTGGAGTATCAATGACTATCTGGGTCTCGCAAACCTACCTGAAATAAAGAAAGTGGACGGAGCAGCAGCTTTGGAACACGGAGCTGCCTACCCAATGGGGGCCCGAATGATGAGCGGCCATACCGATTATCATGAACAGTTGCAAAACGAATTGGCGGAATTTGTCCATAAAGAAGCTTCTTATTTATTGAATTTTGGATACCAAGGCTTTATGTCGGTTATCGACGCTTTGGTAGCCAAGGACGATATCATTGTTTACGATGTGGATTGTCATGCATGTATTATAGATGGTGTTCGTTTGCACATGGGCAAGCGTTTTACCTTTAAGCACAACGACCCAGATAGTTTGGAGAAAAACTTGGAACGTGCCACTAAATTGGCCAATGAGACCGGTGGTGGTATTTTGGTGATTTCCGAAGGTGTTTTTGGTATGCGTGGTGAGCAGGGAATCCTAAAAGAAATCGTGGAACTCAAAAAAAAGTACCTGTTTAGACTTTTGGTGGATGATGCCCACGGTTTTGGAACACTGGGCAAAACAGGTGCCGGAGCAGGAGAGGAGCAAGGCGTACAGGATCAAATTGATGTATATTTGGCCACTTTTGCCAAATCTATGGCGGGTATTGGCGCTTTTGTGGCTGCAGATAAAGAAATTATTGAATACCTAAAATACAACCTACGTTCTCAAATGTTCGCTAAATCATTGCCCATGGTTTATGTTAAAGGAGCGCTTAAGCGACTTGACATGCTACGTACCATGCCCGAACTTAAAGCAAAGCTTTGGGAGAATGTGAATGCGCTTCAAAATGGATTGAAAGAACGTGGATTTGATATAGGAACCACAACAAGTTGCGTTACTCCTGTTTATTTGAACGGTAGTATTCCAGAGGCTATGGCCTTGGTGAAGGATTTACGTGAAAATCACGGAATTTTCTGCTCCATTGTGGTATATCCTGTAATTCCAAAAGGATTGATTTTACTTCGTTTGATTCCTACAGCGACACACACCATGAAAGATATCGAGGAGACACTTGATGCTTTCTCCGCCATTAGGGAGCGTTTGGAAAATGGAACCTACAAAAGACTTTCGGCTGCCGTTGCAGCAGCCATGGGTGAGTAA
- a CDS encoding PLP-dependent cysteine synthase family protein, giving the protein MKKQINAHSNILDLIGSTPLVKLNRITAPLTGNFYAKLECFNPGHSSKDRIAIHIIEEAERKGLLKPGSTIIETTSGNTGFSLAMVSIVKGYKCILAVSSKSSPDKIDMLRSMGANVYVCPAHVSADDPRSYYEVAKRLHSETENSIYINQYFNELNIDAHYSSTGPEIWEQTNGQITHLVACSGTGGTISGIARYLKEQNPNIKILGVDAYGSILKKYHETGEFDHNEIYPYRIEGLGKNLIPAATDFNTIDRYIKVTDGESAHMARKLAHTEGIFAGYTSGAATQALYQLNTEGEFTEDSNVVVVFPDHGSRYMSKVYSNEWMENQGFFDIQNAEVPEEIKYIK; this is encoded by the coding sequence ATGAAGAAACAGATAAATGCGCACAGCAATATCCTAGACCTAATTGGAAGTACCCCCTTAGTTAAGCTAAACAGAATTACCGCCCCACTTACCGGAAATTTTTATGCTAAGCTGGAATGCTTTAACCCCGGACATTCTTCAAAAGATAGAATTGCGATTCATATTATTGAGGAAGCCGAGCGAAAAGGGCTTCTTAAGCCGGGTAGCACCATTATCGAGACCACATCTGGCAATACAGGCTTTAGCTTGGCCATGGTGAGTATTGTTAAAGGCTATAAGTGTATTTTGGCCGTGAGTTCAAAATCATCCCCGGACAAGATTGATATGTTGCGTTCCATGGGAGCCAACGTATATGTTTGTCCAGCCCATGTTAGCGCGGACGATCCACGTTCTTATTACGAAGTGGCCAAACGTTTGCACAGCGAAACTGAGAACTCAATTTACATCAACCAGTATTTTAACGAGTTAAATATTGATGCCCACTATTCCAGCACAGGACCCGAAATCTGGGAACAGACCAATGGTCAAATCACCCATTTAGTGGCTTGTAGCGGAACAGGAGGGACTATATCGGGCATTGCCCGTTATTTAAAAGAGCAGAACCCAAATATTAAAATATTAGGGGTAGATGCTTATGGGTCTATATTGAAAAAATATCACGAAACCGGAGAATTTGACCACAATGAGATATACCCATACCGAATTGAAGGATTGGGCAAAAACCTGATTCCGGCAGCTACGGACTTTAACACTATTGACAGGTACATAAAGGTAACTGATGGAGAAAGTGCCCACATGGCCCGTAAATTGGCTCATACCGAAGGTATTTTTGCAGGTTACACCAGTGGTGCCGCCACTCAGGCATTATATCAATTGAACACCGAAGGAGAGTTCACCGAGGACAGCAATGTTGTTGTGGTGTTCCCAGACCATGGTTCTAGGTATATGAGCAAGGTGTACAGCAACGAATGGATGGAAAACCAAGGCTTTTTCGATATCCAAAATGCTGAAGTACCAGAGGAAATCAAGTATATTAAATAA